The following nucleotide sequence is from Nothobranchius furzeri strain GRZ-AD chromosome 6, NfurGRZ-RIMD1, whole genome shotgun sequence.
taaactatataaatgcgtgtctaatcgtgctgcagacacgtgcagtcaatagtttagcactttagtgcattttagttcaaatttttattttcggcctaaaactggcagtgttgtgccgttgtcaggtaaaaactctgcactgcatttgaatttaaatctgccatcgctattggctaagaggtatgctagaacgttagctggtaccatatgatgtcacaatgttgtcgtgagcctgtgtgtgtgtgtatttgttagcgggtccaccctctcgatctgctaggcaacagcatttggtgcatttttcaaacaggaagtgggagtggagtaatactctggtagggggtgacttgctctttaaaagcaaaaaagctatgatgctcctgttctgacatgcagaagtttgctggtgtagAGGTGGACTGAAAAGAACACGAttactcattatttttaatgatatgaatacacctcgcttctgattggctaacaaaatGCATTCAGCCATGTTGAAAAGTCACCATCATCAAGACACTCtgctctctctcctcgctgcaaattTTTTAAAAAGCCTTCCCGTGGGTGGGCGTGAGccaaggccatgaatgcaaattcacagtgtggcatagatctgtgaggattttcggattgtagcgtttcaccgtctattttctatcagaagctaacccagggattaggtgtaggagactattttcatgttcggcctgcatgaaaaactctgagtgactgaatataatcagaaataaaatgtaaaaactgtTTTTTCAGTCAATCACACCTTTTAAATGCAGTGTCTGCTCAGGCTCGAGTGGACCATCTGaccgcttttttttttgttttgtttactctGCAAACCTTACAATCTCCTTTCTTCTTGAGTTAATCACAAGTGAAAGAAAGCCAACATACCAGGCTGTTAATCATTACCACTGCACTCGAAATGCAAACCTGAAACTCCACTTTGGCGGAAAGAGGCACTCTCGCTCTTTTGTGTCAGGTGTGTGACTTTGCAGGGGCGTGTACCTTTATCAAGACATTCTCGAAGCTGGTGGGGTTGGTGACGTCGAAGCAGACCAGAACCACATTTGCTTCCTGGTATGAAAGCGGCCTCAGTCTGTCGTAATCTTCTTGTCCTAAAGAGTCAAAAGCACATGAATAAAAAGATCAGGAAAAACGTGCACGCAGGTAGAAGACGAGATACACAAGCAGCAGGGCTAAAACCAAACCACTCATGGCTGCAGCTTAAAGACACACGAGAGTGACGAGGCTGCAGATAAACATGCAAACCCACATCCTGACTGCAGCTTCCCTCTCTGCTGATGAACAGCAGCAGCTCCAAAGTATGCGTCTTACTCATACACCTTCAATGTTATGACCCTGTTATTCATTATGTGCCATATGTTAACAAGCATCTGTAAATGAGCATTTAGATATTtcaatggaagaaaaaaaatctgtttatatTTGGTGATTAATTTGATCAATCATTTGAACATTGATCATTTCATGTGTTATTTATACGTATAGGTAACACTttccaataagggtccctttattaacattacttagtgcattattaagcattaataaactattaaattagGTACTAACAACTGTTTAAccatattaagtaatgcattgcTAAGCAGACACTCCTCCAGCCCTttgccctaaccttaaggacatttAATAGTTAATAATGATAATttcaataaagggaccctttgtttattaatgcactaagtaacgttaataaagggacccttaataTAAAGTGTTATCTacataaaaaataattataattgtAACTTATAATTAGAAAAATATAGTAAAATTCACCTAAGCTGCCATGAATCAAGATCACACTTAGTTTAATTTGCTTTCTGATCTTTTAAAATAAgcaagaatttggatattttttctcGATTCTATTTCGTTTTAAATAATTTGATAAATTAGATGAAACAAAATGTTTAGTCTAAATTAATCCTAAACAATGGCTAATACTGTCTGGTTAGTGAAATATGGATCATTTTCTTAAAATAACCACCATACTCTGACCTTAAGCATCAATCTTTGTGAATTTTCCTCGTCAGTCTCTGAACTATGAGATGAAAAACTACTTTCACAGGTCAGGATGTGGCAGAACTTAAATTATAGTGAAAGTTTTACATTTTCAATCTCTTTCAGACTTTGGGTCAGTTTGTGCACCATTCATGTTTTAAATTTTAGGTTCTTGTGGTTTTTAACCATGTTGCACTGAAAGGCCAAACTGGAGGTGGTATTTCTCTTACCAGCTGTGTCATACAGGTTAAGTTTGATCTGTTTCCCTCCAACAGAGATGGTTTTGGCATGCTTTTCAAACACTGATGGAGCATATTCCTGTTTTGACACACAGAACGACCTCCGCTTCAGTTTTCATCACAAAAATCACATTCCTGCTTTCATTTTCatacatgtttagaatcagaatgGGTTGAAATAATATTTATCTGTTTAAAAGATTAATTTAGAAGGTGTGTTAAGTCTCGTGGTAGCGCCTCTTACCTCTGGAAAATCACCTCTGTCATAAACCATGAGGAGAGATGTTTTCCCACAGCCTCCATCTCCTACAATTACAAACTTCAATTCCTCTATCTTTTTTCCGTTATCATTAACGGGTCCGGAGCCGTTCTGGGTCATATTTGCCTCCAAGCAGGTCAGACAGCAGGTGCCAGGAAGAGCTGGGCTGTTGTTTCCTCCAGATTTTGATCAAATCTTTAAAACCTGATTGATCTACATTTGGAACGGCTGAGATGATTCAGATGCGGCTTGAAGACAGAGGAACCGGCAGGTCTCATGGTAGCTCGGTGCTTCACCACTTCCTGTTCCTGTCACTCTGACGTTGTTTCCAATAGACCCTCTACACTCCTCTCCTGTCCCATCCTCCAGCTCAGATCTGAGAGCTCTGCATGCCGTTGCACGTCTGAAGCAACTGATTCTGACTGTTCCTTACTTCCTCTTCTGTGAGCGTTGACTCACTTCACACTGGGTGTGTGTGCTCACACACTGAGGCACTGCCTCTGCTGACTGAGCGTGGGTGTGTGGGAGGAAGGGAGAGTGGGGAAAAAAACAGCCAAGCTGACATGGATTCAGCTGAATTAGAAATAAACATGGAGTTAAGTCATAAATGTCCAACCTGGGATGCTCTGATGAAAGCGTGTGTGGACCTGATCTCATGAAATGTGTTTCCATGGAAACCCATAATGTTTGAATGATGCTTTACATCTTATAGATCTAAAAACAATACCACCTTCAGATTAGAGTGCTTCATAACTTGGAATTGAAGTTGTTTATTCATCACTGAACCCAACCTGGTACTCTCTCCCATCTCTGTAATTTCATTAAATCTAATCTGACACCAAATgataaataaatcagtaaattAAATATAAATAATTCAAGATTAGAAAGCTGCTCTGAGATCAGCTGAACATACTCCAGATGTGATGGCTCTGTTAAAGATCAAGGAAAAACCAGAAGCAGCTATTAATGGACATGGATGCCTGAGAGGTGTGTCGAGGGTATAATGTTGTTTATAAAAAAAGGTTTGTGATCATGGTTTAACCTTGGTGATAAGAGAGGAATGTTAAAATCAGCTCCGGTTTCGTTTTAGGGGCAAGTTTTACTAGAAGGTGGTAATTAACCATACAGGATATGGCTAGCTCTGCTTAAAATAGGACATATTTACAGTTTTTTATATCTTCTATGTACAAATTTATATTGCTACATCTAAATTATActcatttgtgtttttatataaACTGCTGCTTTAAGCATAGGCTCAATAAATAAATGACAAAATACAACTTAACCCAGACTCCATAAAAACAAAGACACTATTTATTTACACATTGAGAGAGCACACAGTGTAAAGTCACCATATCATGTGAGGCATTAAAATCAATCACATGAAAGTTTAAGAGCTAGAAAAGAGTAAAAAGGGAAATCCTTAAAAAGTGACTACACCCAAAGAATGAACAAAAGACAAAGCTTCCGATGACTCAATAAATAAATCAGTAGGAATGAAAAATCGTCTGTCTCCCTTTGAGTCCACAGAGGCGAGCCCAGTGTTGTGCTATAAAAAAAAGATCAATTTCTAACAAATAAAAATCTGCTTGTTTGACTTACAGAGTGAAACTCGTAGCTTCACATTTGCATAAAGTCTGTAGAGAAAATGGGATCTGTCCTACAGGGTGTCCACAAAGCCCCTCGCTTATCAATAAACAAAGAGCAAATTGTTGAAATATTTTGTCGCCGTGCAGAAAGACAGCTGTCCCGCGGAGAGGCCAATCCCCTGTGTGGAATATTCCAGTCTGTCCGCGGCGCAGCCCGCCGGGGAAACTGGTTTCTCTCTCCTTTTTTTTTCTATTCTCTAAAATAAAGTCTATAAACGCCCTGATTGGTGGATTTACACCCAAACCCGTCCACTAAAGTGGCACTTCCTTTGCTCCACACACAAAACACTATCATTACACAAAAGCTAAGAAAATTCAACAAATGAGGCTGTACAGCGTCTTGGTATCTCGAGGTGTTGCAAGTGACGAACAAACAAAACGGGCCTTTTGGGTCTACTCTACAATTTTGGTTGCCTTGCTATTTATCTGAAAGAGTACTACTGCTAGATACTAAACCCCCTTCCTCTTTTACACGAATAAAAACACTCCCACTTACATTTAACCATATCTCTCCCAAAAAATAAGTAAGGATGGTCTTTTAGAGTGCACTATCTACTCTGCAGCTCCTTAAATGCGCGATCATTCCAGTTTCTCTAATCTCTTCTAGCGCGAGAAAGCGCATGCGCAAAGCAGCATATTTTACCCTTCACCCAGATACAACACAAGCGGGGCTGCCGCAGCGGATTCCTGTCGGCCTTATATGGTAATGTGGGGGGTTGCAGCATGAAGCGCGAGCTCTTTTGGCAACGGTCCACAGCTCGCGGATTACTGTTGTTGCCAGGGCGAGGTTGAACAGCGTttagcgcgcgcgcgcacacacacacactcttctctACTGTATTTCCTCGTTTGTTTGTGAGATAATCGACACATTCTGCCTGTGACGGTCGTTGGATTCACTTCCAAGTTGCCGAAACGTCGAATTCTGTCCTGGGTAACACTACACGGCGCTGTCGCCGAGCCTCTCCCAGTTGTGGCGCAGCTACATTTTACAGCACAGCGCTCCCTTTGTCTGTAAAGAAGCCATTTTGAGACTGCTGAGAAACCATTGAGCAAGTACAAATCTGCTGATCACCTAAAGGTGTCTTTGGATAAATGGAGGCAGTGAAAATAACGACATTTTCTCCCATTAAGATTCCCCTTTGGTCGTTTAAAAACGTGGATTACATGTTTTCCAATTCTAACTGTAAGTTTTGCTATATCCATTAAAACTATGGGTTgtagatgttttttttaaatcaaaaagtcATCAGTTTtgctaaaaaaatgtatttttcacaATTACTCAATGTCCTCAGAGAATATAGATAAGTAGGCAGATTaagtgaaatagctcaaaattcgtTACCTTTTAAAACATTTCCATGTGCATGATGGTAGATGAGACAGAAATGGACGAGGTCACACTCGACTGCTATCCTGTCCTCAAGAGGAGAAGAGATGGTTTTGCATATTTGCCCACACAGATGATGCTTGGAGATGCATATTCGCTGCCTCAGAGGGGGGAATGCTATCACTGatcaaaaaaaaacttttcaaaagagtTCATGTCGTACTTAATGGGTTCCTTCCTTCACAGGAGACGCTTTTTTGCCCCTTATTAATGCCATTATTAGAGGATCCGAAGATGGAGCAGAAAACAGTCCTGTTCCTGCGTTTAGGCCTGCTCACTGCATTTCAACAAAGTGCTGCTGAGGTAAATATTTGCACCGTGAAAGTTCTCCCTTcatctgtttcttttttttttttttgatttctTTGTGTTTTAGATAGTTTGAGaaattgtttttcctttttttatttatatatatatatatatatttttttttaagcTACCTGGATTGGCTTCTTTAGTCAAATACACCCTTGAGGCAAGGTCAAGCCGCCGTTTACACGCTGGACGGATTAATGGCAGGACTAATCGAGCTTGACGTTGTCTCCACGGTTGCAGGACAGGATACAAAACAAGCCATCTTGCTGTTGTGGAAGGAAAGTGTTTAAAAGTCATTAATCAAAGCAAGTGTCAAAAAAAACATAATGCACTATATACATTTGTAGCAACGCCATTAAGTTATTCGTGGCCTATTTTAAGCTGTATATTGTGTCAACATGCAGTGAAGATTAGTTACAGAAATTATGATAAAAACGACAGAAATCACTTTTAATAACTTACTGCATGCCTCAAAAATTACACAAATCAACTGTCAAATATAAAATTGTTATAAAAGAATCAAACTTACTGATTGCAACTCATTCACTACAAGGCCATAAAGTGCAATGCCAGCATTTGTCACTTTCACTGTTTTCTCCCATCATTCTCCAAAAAAAGTCACAACACTGGTTTATTCACAAcatttggttctttttttctcttttcatttACGAAAACTAAAATACTATTATATGGGTGTGCCATGACCTAGTTAAGACAAAGATGGACTCCAGGCAAGAGGAAGAAAAAGGCTCAAAATGTCACATCCAGTACATTCTCTCTTCCATCTTCTCAATCCTTTAAAAGGAGCAATCATAGATTTATCATAGTCCGTAAGAGATGATGAAATCAAGTGTAAAGATCCCTTTTTGGAACAAAGGAAACCCCATATAGGCCATTGAGTCCTGTTTTAAGGAAAATGGCTGCTGAGAGCACTCAGCCCCCTCTCTCTCCCAGCTCTCTGTTGAAGGACTCCTGAGCCGTGCCTCTAATAGCAGACAGCTCCGGCGGCTGCCGCGCTCTGATTGGCCCGCCGAGCTGCCGCTGTTAACTAGCCAATTGCCCGAGCACTGCAAAACAACAGGCAATGTCAAACAAACCCCCCAGTTTGCTCGACAACAAGCACTTCATTTAAATCAATTAAACATTTCCAATTTAAAATTAAAACCATTACTGCTTTTTGTTTCACTTAAAAGACGGACACGCTGGTTTTGTTGATCCGAGCTGCTCAAActaaaagaaaggaagaaaaaaaaaacacgccGCCGCATTCCAACAGTTACAAACATTTAGATGTGCAGTGAATTTCGTCAGCGAACAAATCTAATTTCTTCTTTAATCCATGTATTTTGTTATTAAATCAACTAGAATTAAATTTGTTGTATctaaatgttttgtttattttaaaattaatttCAAAACGTCTTTATACTACAAACTCACCTCTCTCGCTTTCGTTTTGTAAgtgcttttgaaaaaaaaaaacatctgccaATACATAAATATCCAAAGCCTTTATTAACCTTTGGAGGTGGTTAAGAAGATATTGTTCCCTGTGTCTATCTTGTGTTTGCCGTTTTAGGTAAATGCAGTCGGCAGATTCGACACAAAAAATAttcgggtctttacaaatgcccgCGTGTCACCGAATCTTGAACAAACGTTCGTTCATGTAAActctattttatttaaaaatgttttaagtgcGTAGAATTTTAATAGGTGAGCTTTTCGTTGGCTCTATCGGCGCAAGTTTGTAGCGAAAGTGAAGCGAGCACGGGGGTGGGCAAGCCTAGCGGTGTATTGTGGGAGAGACAGCAGCTAGAGACCAGAGGCACACAATATGTGCTGGCTCTCGCCGAAAAGGAGGCAGTATTCTTCAAGCTAAATCATGTAATGTAAGCGGCGAAAGGAAAGGCGATTTCATCTTTTCATCAATTAAAAAATCACTCGATCGGACGAGCCATGTCCAAGCCAGGCGAGAGGAATAGATTGAACGAGGACCATGGCAGAAAGCAGAGTTCAAGTAAGcttgttctttttttcttctcttttctccTGCTCTCCTAATGCCTGTTTTCCGTAAGTGGGAATATACGTTAGCTCCCAGTTTTCGCTCCCCGAGGGTTCCCCCTTTCTCCACAGAAGTCGTGCATTTCCAGTGTTTTGGCTGTTTGGAAGTGTCGCGGCTGCTAGGGACACCGTGTTTAACGTTAGCCCTGCTGTCGCTGGCTTGTCGTTTCAGGTTTGGCGAACGGCATGGACACTCATCCCGTCTGCGGCTCGGCGGAGAAGCGGAGTCACCACTGGAGAAGTTACAAGTTGATCATCGACCCGGCGCTGAAGAAGGGATCACACAAACTGTATCGCTACGATGGACAGACTTTCAGCATGCCAGTAAGTGCCGCCTTTGACGCGGCGTAACGGCTACAATAGTAACCGAGTAGCCGACCTCCATGATGCGTTACTACAGCGGCCGCGTTGCCCCGAATGTCCAGGGGGATTGTTCGGCATCTTTAACACGGTGTTTCCGGAGGGGGTGTGATGGCTGGGCTGAACACCCCTGCTTTCACCAGGACTACTTTGCAACAAGTTCGTGTGTGAACTTGTTTACGGGATGGTTAATAGGactgcctctctctctttctctcctgcAGAACCCTGGGATACCACCGGTGGAGATCGTCCGAGACCCGAGGATCGGTCGTCTCTGGACCAAGTACAAAGAAACGGACCTACCGGTGCCTAAGTTTAAGGTATCTACTGTGGCTGGAGTCCCACGCTGCGTTTCTCCCTGTGGAAAAGAGGTGCTGTCAGAAGTTGCAGACACACCCCCTCTCTGTCATCTCTGGGACCTGAGCTAAACCCGTCGGGAGGATTTTAAAATCTCCATTCACATATTCCAGGACAGAGTTCACCCACACATTTACTGCAACCTCGTATTTCTTTTCTTATCGTAGCTGCTTCAGCTCGCCTCCAGCACGGTGCATCATTAACCCAACGGCACTTATTAACTCCTGTCCTCCTCCTCCCAGATCGATGAGTGCTACGTCGGCCCCGTGCCTCCGAAAGAGGTGACGTTCGCCCGGCTGAACGACAACATCAGGGAGGGATTTCTCACGGACATGTGCAAAAAATTCGGAGACATCGAGGAGGTCGAGATCCTGTACAATCCGAAGAACAAAAAGCACCTGGGAATAGCTAAAGTGGTTTTTGAGAATGTCAAATCCGCCAAGGTGGCTGTTCAGTCGCTGCACAACACGTCTGTGATGGGAACCATCATCCACGTGGAGCTGGACCCAAAAGGTAAACAACAGAGCTCCATTCATTCACATCGAATATGCTCAGGCACTGTTTTATTCTCTCAGATAGTTTATCAGAAACGCAGATCTAAAAAAAATCACATACGTGTGCTTTATTGGTTTGTTTTGGGTTGTCTGGATGACAGCAGTCACGTGCTGAAATTTACGTGCGTTGCTTGGTAACGTGGGATAATTGAATTTCATTGAAAATGAGCCTGTTCCCACAAGCTCAGAGCTGAGGGTGCTGTGTACTCCCTCTGTGCATAATTTCAGATCTGCAAACAAACACAAACCAATCTGTCACAGTCCTCCTCACCTCAGTTCACACCAAAGTGCTTTATTTGACCTTTTTTATAGCAAAATGCCTGATTGATCTTTGTTGATGCAAACCTCCAAATGTAAAGATTATTCCTCAAttgctatatatgtatgtatgtatgtatgtatgtatgtatgtatgtatgtatgtatgtatagcatCTGTGCTGATTCAAAGATTTCATGTTTTAAGCGTCACTATGCATGTTTCCATTGATTACACATAAACTCGTAATTTGCATGTATTTTTGTTAGATATGCAGACATGCTTTGGTCCACGCTCAGTCACATGTTAGGTTGCTTCATTGATTGAGAAAACGAATGCATGGCGTGATGAGGGATTGATAATCGATCGTGGCATTTTGTAAGGCTCCTACATTAGAAATGATCAGCTGTTCAGCATCATTTTCAGCCACTGTGAATTAGTGCCATTTGTTGAACAATTAACCCCATTATTAGTCTTCCAGTACTAAGCATGTCTTGTTTACTGTACTGCAGGTGAGAATCGCCTGAGGTACTTCCAGCTCCTGATGAATGGCAGCTACACTCCAAGGACGCTGCCTGTTGGTGTAGAGGAGACCCGGGAGGTTTCCCCGCGGAGCCTGGCTGAAGCGTTACTGGTCAATTAAAACTTTATTGCTGTTGTTTTAGTTTGAAATAACTTCTTAAGTAGTGTCAACATTCATTGTTTACAGCCTGTTTTATGCTTTGTGCCTTTTTGGGACATCCGTTGTTGACTGGTATCCTCATTTCGTTTTGTTCCAGGCCTGCGAGCCCATCCGCAGGTTGTCTGAGAGCAGCATCTcctctgtgggaggagcgctgccGCCCAGCAGCTCTACCACTCCCCTGAGCTTGGAGACCGGCTACTCCAGCTTAAGGCAGGACACCCCCCAGTCCCAGGGAACCCCTCACACCCCACGCCAGCCAGGCACACCCTTCTCTCAGGACTCTAGTTTCTCCAGTCGGCAGTCCACGCCTGCATACCAGTCCAGCCGTCCCGAGAGCTCCGGAGGCTACAAGTCTCGGAGGCACGAGAGCAAGTTCCAAGATGCGTACAATCGCAGACCAGAGAGGCCGCAGTATCGCAGCAACATGTATCGCAGTACGTCGTCTGAGCAGGCTCCTTCAAAACAGCACCAGCTCACCCCGCCTGAACCTCCACCTTCCACCACCTCCTTCAACTACTCCGCGCCTCCCCCCACTACGCCTAACTTCAAGTCTGCCTTCTCACCCTACCAGGCACCTTTGCCTCCCGCCTTCCCCCCATCTGAGCCACCTTTTCATCACCCATCCCAAAGGGAGGGTGAGTACCTCCTACCTCCGCAGCCTCCACTGGCAGCTCCAACTGACTTTTTACCCGTCAAGGAGAGACCAGAAACTCCTCCCATCCCAGAGCCGCCACCTGAACCTAGTCCCCATCCGACTACCCCTCCCCCCCAGACCCCGGAGGACTGCCCCTCGCCCGGCTCTCCGGTGCTGGACTCGGAGCGTAACAGCCTGGATTCTCGCATCGAGATGCTCCTGAAAGAAAAAAGGACAAAACTGCTGCCGTTCCTGGAGGAGCGGGACTCGGACAACGAGGTGCGCATGGAGGGAAGTCCTATTTCCTCCTCGTCCTCCCAGCTGTCCCCGATCCCACCTTACACTGGTAGCTCTCAGGGTGGCCAGCAGAATTCCCGTCCCCCAAGTATGGGCTTGGAGGACATCAGTCCAACCCCACTGCCAGACTCGGATGATGACGAGCCTGTTCCCGGGATGTCCTCATTGGTTGGAAGAGTTGGCTCTCCTGTCCacgagaagagcaaaactgaCCTCAAGGACGGGCCCTTTGGATGCCACAGTCCCGCTGATAAAACAGACACGGTAAGACGGAGACACATG
It contains:
- the rhof gene encoding rho-related GTP-binding protein RhoF encodes the protein MTQNGSGPVNDNGKKIEELKFVIVGDGGCGKTSLLMVYDRGDFPEEYAPSVFEKHAKTISVGGKQIKLNLYDTAGQEDYDRLRPLSYQEANVVLVCFDVTNPTSFENVLIKWYPEVKHFCGDTPVILIGCKTDLRKDKECTRRLKSLNLAPITYIQAENTRQEMNAELYLECSAKQQENVEDVFREATQRALAFIRRQKNRKRKKKCVVL